A section of the Pseudophryne corroboree isolate aPseCor3 chromosome 11, aPseCor3.hap2, whole genome shotgun sequence genome encodes:
- the C11H11orf96 gene encoding uncharacterized protein C11orf96 homolog — MSSAVMSAKQAEPMGICSSYQTVMPHYSGATEEYPQPIQPRPLRGKGKLRRPRQSRFKTQPVTFDEIQEVEEEGVSPTEEEKARKSFLQSLENLRRSSHTMHLQRDKLLSGSSKLRHSLDSSDSDSTM, encoded by the coding sequence ATGTCTTCAGCTGTCATGTCTGCCAAGCAGGCAGAGCCAATGGGCATCTGCTCCAGCTACCAGACAGTGATGCCCCACTACAGTGGGGCAACTGAGGAATACCCCCAGCCCATTCAGCCCAGGCCCCTGAGGGGCAAGGGGAAGCTGAGGAGGCCAAGGCAGAGCAGGTTCAAGACCCAGCCTGTTACCTTTGATGAGATccaggaggtggaggaggagggggtgtCCCCCACTGAGGAGGAGAAAGCCAGAAAGTCCTTCCTGCAGTCCCTGGAGAACCTCAGGAGAAGCTCCCACACCATGCACCTCCAGAGGGACAAGCTCCTCAGCGGCAGCAGCAAGCTCAGGCACAGCCTGGACTCCAGTGACTCCGACTCCACAATGTGA